A genomic stretch from Juglans microcarpa x Juglans regia isolate MS1-56 chromosome 3S, Jm3101_v1.0, whole genome shotgun sequence includes:
- the LOC121258009 gene encoding peroxidase 31-like: MALPFLFLLFLLPSLISLLPLAESQLTVNYYDKSCPKFPQIIQQVINDKQLRAPSTAGATVRLFFHDCMVEGCDASLLISSNTFNKAERDADVNLSLAGDGFDLITRVKTALELECPGIVSCSDILATATRDLIVMVGGPNYPVLLGRKDSFVSKAEHVEGNIAKPTMPLSQILSIFASKKFSVQEMVALSGAHTIGFSHCNQFSHRIFNFSKTSEYDPAYNPKFAKGLRSLCANYTIDPTMAAFNDVMTPNKFDNMYYVNLQRGLGLLDSDQTFAVDKSTKPFVDMYAANQTKFFQDFAQAMGKLSFLDVKTGSLGEVRHRCDAFNTLKA, translated from the coding sequence ATGGCATTGcctttcctcttccttctcttccttcttccttctctgaTCAGCCTTCTTCCCCTCGCAGAATCGCAGCTCACCGTCAACTACTACGATAAGTCATGCCCCAAGTTCCCACAGATAATCCAACAAGTCATCAACGACAAGCAGCTCAGGGCCCCTAGCACCGCCGGCGCCACCGTCCGCCTCTTCTTCCACGACTGCATGGTCGAAGGCTGCGACGCCTCTCTCCTCATCTCCTCCAACACCTTCAACAAGGCCGAGCGGGATGCCGACGTCAACCTCTCCCTCGCCGGCGACGGTTTCGACCTCATCACCAGAGTCAAGACCGCCCTCGAGCTCGAATGCCCCGGCATAGTCTCCTGCTCCGACATTCTCGCCACCGCCACGCGTGACCTGATCGTCATGGTTGGCGGGCCCAACTACCCCGTCCTCCTCGGCCGAAAAGACAGCTTTGTATCAAAAGCCGAGCACGTCGAAGGCAACATCGCCAAACCCACGATGCCATTGTCTCAGATTCTCTCCATTTTCGCTTCCAAGAAATTCTCTGTCCAAGAAATGGTGGCATTATCCGGAGCACACACCATTGGGTTCAGTCACTGTAATCAATTCAGCCACAGAATCTTCAACTTCAGCAAGACCTCGGAGTACGACCCCGCATATAACCCCAAGTTCGCGAAGGGATTGAGGAGTCTTTGCGCGAACTACACCATAGACCCAACCATGGCAGCTTTTAACGACGTGATGACGCCGAACAAGTTCGATAACATGTACTACGTAAATCTGCAGAGAGGGTTGGGGTTGCTGGACTCCGACCAGACGTTTGCGGTGGACAAGAGTACGAAGCCGTTTGTAGACATGTACGCGGCAAATCAGACCAAGTTCTTTCAAGATTTCGCCCAGGCAATGGGAAAACTGAGCTTCCTTGATGTGAAGACGGGAAGTCTTGGAGAGGTGCGGCATAGATGCGATGCTTTCAACACTCTTAAAGCTTGA
- the LOC121258010 gene encoding chaperone protein dnaJ 16-like, translating into MPAHRSKPENHEEAKPLRRDPYEALGLSRNSTDQEIKSAYRKMALKYHPDKNANDPKAADMFKEVTFSYNILSNPDKRHQYDTAGFEAVDSESQDLELDLSSLGAVNTMFAALFSKLGVPIKTTVSATVLEEALNGIVTIRPLLLGQPISKKVEKQSAHFYSVTIEEEEARAGFVCRVQSSDKSKFKLLYFDQEENGGLSLVLQEDSAKTGKITSAGMYFLGFPVYRLDQTMNSMASAKDPDAAFFKKLDGFLPCEITELKAGTHVFAVYGDNFFRSASYTIEALCAAPCKEEKEYLRAVESQILTKRAEISKFETEYREVMAQFTEMTSRYAQEMQAIDGLLKQRNEIHASYTNAPMKQSTSKRKNKGSFKEATEDGEVREKRSTVRGHPKKKKWYNIHLKVDRRKPC; encoded by the exons ATGCCGGCGCACAGATCGAAGCCAGAGAATCATGAGGAGGCCAAGCCGCTCCGGCGGGACCCTTACGAGGCTCTCGGCCTCTCGAGGAACTCCACGGATCAGGAGATCAAAAGTGCTTACCGAAAGATGGCTCTTAA GTACCATCCTGACAAGAATGCAAATGATCCTAAAGCAGCCGATATGTTTAAGGAGGTCACCTTTTCCTATAATATCTTGTCTAATCCAGACAAACGGCACCAGTATGACACGGCTGGTTTTGAG GCTGTTGATTCAGAAAGCCAAGACTTGGAGCTAGATCTGTCAAGTTTGGGAGCTGTGAACACCATGTTTGCTGCACTTTTCAG TAAACTTGGTGTGCCAATCAAGACCACTGTGTCAGCAACAGTCCTGGAGGAGGCACTTAATGGTATAGTCACCATTCGCCCACTTCTGTTGGGCCAGCCTATATCTAAGAAG gTCGAGAAGCAGTCTGCTCACTTTTATTCTGTtacaatagaagaagaagaagctcgaGCGGGCTTTGTATGTCGAGTGCAATCATCTGACAAAAGCAAATTCAAG ttgTTGTACTTTGATCAGGAAGAGAATGGAGGATTAAGCCTAGTGCTGCAG GAGGACAGTGCGAAGACAGGAAAGATAACATCGGCTGGAATGTATTTTCTTGGTTTTCCTGTTTATCGGCTGGATCAAACAATGAATTCG ATGGCTTCTGCAAAAGATCCAGATGCTGCCTTCTTCAAAAAGCTGGATGGGTTTCTGCCATGTGAAATAACTGAACTGAAGGCTGGCACCCATGTATTTGCTGTTTATG GTGACAACTTTTTTAGAAGTGCAAGCTACACAATAGAGGCTCTTTGTGCGGCACCTTGTAAAGAAGAGAAGGAGTATCTTAGAGCTGTAGAATCTCAAATTCTAACAAAAAGAGctgaaatatcaaaatttgaaactgAATACCGAGAG GTTATGGCACAATTTACGGAGATGACTAGTAGATATGCACAAGAAATGCAAGCA ATTGATGGCCTTCTCAAGCAAAGGAATGAAATACACGCATCATACACTAATGCTCCAATGAAGCAGAGTACCAGTAAGAGAAAGAACAAAGGTTCCTTCAAGGAGGCCACAGAAGATGGTGAGGTCAGAGAGAAGAGATCTACGGTAAGGGGTCAtcctaagaaaaagaaatggtacAATATCCACTTGAAGGTTGACAGAAGAAAGCCCTGCTAG